From one Cetobacterium ceti genomic stretch:
- a CDS encoding replication initiator protein A, with amino-acid sequence MSKKIVKSSVWWEETIDTPEAEIVEENIYVDEKFIKNKSLIRMDLNLIQFPIFSKNTKRKVNQTVTYFFNKNRDTYITVTPQAGDYIPGETEEKIFIALMQIMKEKGMPKKFVISALELKNKINFTTTKYNSVVEKALSRLASTTYVFKNTLYSSEHKGILGEKIETSIFNIKTITLSKKENKKYRNLVEDKRIKVIYELEFSDHFYRNIIKKGYLVYDGDILLEIESSTARTIYMLIEKIRFQKLYLKIDTLFLIKRK; translated from the coding sequence ATGTCTAAGAAAATAGTTAAAAGTAGTGTTTGGTGGGAAGAAACTATAGACACCCCAGAAGCAGAAATTGTAGAAGAAAATATCTATGTAGATGAAAAATTTATAAAAAATAAATCTTTAATAAGAATGGACTTAAATTTAATCCAGTTTCCAATATTTTCTAAAAATACAAAAAGAAAAGTTAATCAGACTGTAACTTACTTTTTCAATAAAAATCGTGACACTTATATTACTGTTACTCCCCAAGCTGGAGATTATATTCCAGGAGAAACAGAGGAAAAGATTTTCATAGCTCTAATGCAAATTATGAAAGAAAAAGGAATGCCTAAAAAATTTGTGATTAGTGCTCTTGAATTAAAAAATAAAATTAATTTTACTACAACAAAATATAATTCTGTAGTTGAAAAAGCTCTATCAAGACTTGCTAGTACTACCTATGTTTTTAAAAATACTTTATATTCTAGTGAGCATAAGGGGATTCTTGGAGAAAAAATAGAAACATCAATATTTAACATTAAAACAATAACCTTATCTAAAAAAGAGAATAAAAAATATAGAAATTTAGTTGAGGATAAAAGAATAAAGGTTATTTATGAGTTGGAATTTTCAGATCATTTCTATAGAAATATTATTAAAAAGGGATATTTAGTATATGATGGAGATATTTTACTTGAAATAGAATCTAGCACAGCTAGAACTATATATATGCTTATTGAAAAAATTAGATTCCAAAAATTATATTTAAAAATAGACACTCTTTTTTTAATAAAAAGAAAATAG